Genomic segment of Streptomyces longhuiensis:
TCCGCGGGCGCCGGACGGCGATGATCCTCGTCATCTCGACGATGATGCTGCCGCCGCAGGTCATCGTGATCCCGATGTACCTGGTGTGGGCCCAGCAGTTCCATCTGTCGGGCACGCTGTGGCCGCTGATCATCCCGATGGCGTTCGGCGACGCGTACTCGATCTTCCTGCTCCGTCAGTTCCTCCTGACGATCCCGAAGGAGTACATCGAGTCGGCGAAGGTCGACGGCTGCGGTGAGCTGCGGACCCTGCTGAAGATCATCGTGCCGATGGCCAAGCCCGGTATCGCCGCGATCGCGCTGTTCCAGTTCTTCTACTGCTGGAACGACTACTTCGGACCGCAGATCTACGCGGCCCAGAACCCGGCGTCCTGGACGCTGTCGTACGGCCTCGAGTCCTTCAAGTCCGCACACAGCGTCAACTGGAACCTGACGATGGCCGCGACACTCCTCGTGATGGCGCCGGTCTGCATCGTCTTCTTCTTCGCACAGAAGGCCTTCGTCGAAGGCGTCACCCTCACCGGAGTAAAGGGCTGAGAACCGATATGAAGCTCGCAGTGGTCGGCGGAGGGTCGACCTACACCCCCGAACTCATCGACGGATTCGCGCGGCTGAGGGACACCCTGCCGATCGAGGAGCTGGTGCTCGTCGACCCGGCGGCCGACCGGCTCGCACTGGTCGGCGGCCTCGCGCGGCGCATCTTCGCCAAGCAGGGCCACCCGGGCCGCATCGTCACCACCTCCGACGTGGACGCGGGCGTCGCGGACGCCGACGCCGTGCTGCTCCAGTTGCGC
This window contains:
- a CDS encoding carbohydrate ABC transporter permease; translated protein: MTSTTLSPVPTAAPADASREPGPAAARARRKRVLHWIAVHSVAIAVALLFILPFVFVFLTSVMSDSQAMSGDLWPDSWHWENYKAVFETDGFLDWWKNSLLYAGLGTLLTVCSAIPVAYALAKFRFRGRRTAMILVISTMMLPPQVIVIPMYLVWAQQFHLSGTLWPLIIPMAFGDAYSIFLLRQFLLTIPKEYIESAKVDGCGELRTLLKIIVPMAKPGIAAIALFQFFYCWNDYFGPQIYAAQNPASWTLSYGLESFKSAHSVNWNLTMAATLLVMAPVCIVFFFAQKAFVEGVTLTGVKG